The following proteins are co-located in the Chloroflexota bacterium genome:
- a CDS encoding phosphoribosylglycinamide formyltransferase has translation MRIGVLASGGGTNLQAIIDACKRGELNADVCVVISNNSGSRALERARSEGIPAFHISTVTHPHTPDGEICRTLEAHDVDLVLLAGYMRLLGPVTLGRYGGRVLNSHPALLPKFGGKGMYGSNVHRAVLDAGETVTGVTIHHVDGQYDHGDTLAQCEVPVLSGDTLESLEERVKERERRFWVETLHMLATRDGLTALDDTGEAHCSR, from the coding sequence ATGCGGATTGGCGTCCTAGCATCCGGCGGCGGCACGAACTTGCAGGCTATCATTGATGCATGCAAGCGCGGCGAACTGAATGCGGATGTTTGCGTGGTCATCAGCAACAACTCCGGCTCACGGGCGCTCGAACGCGCTCGAAGCGAAGGGATACCCGCGTTTCACATCAGCACGGTTACGCATCCGCACACGCCGGACGGCGAGATTTGCCGCACACTCGAGGCGCACGATGTTGACCTTGTGCTGCTTGCCGGCTACATGCGACTGCTCGGTCCGGTAACACTCGGCAGGTACGGCGGGCGCGTGCTGAACAGCCATCCGGCGCTCCTGCCCAAGTTCGGCGGCAAGGGGATGTACGGCAGCAATGTGCATCGCGCCGTCTTGGACGCCGGCGAAACCGTGACCGGCGTTACCATCCACCATGTCGATGGGCAATACGACCACGGCGATACGCTGGCGCAGTGCGAAGTGCCCGTGCTGTCGGGCGACACGCTAGAATCACTGGAAGAGCGCGTCAAGGAGCGTGAGCGCCGTTTCTGGGTGGAGACGCTGCACATGCTTGCGACGCGGGACGGACTGACGGCATTGGACGATACAGGAGAGGCGCATTGCAGCAGATGA
- a CDS encoding AAA domain-containing protein, giving the protein MRPDEFTDAARQALHDSQQIVQRYRHTQWDAEHVLMALLEQQGGVVADVLAAIGADARQIMQPLHEAMERTPKANQQTNQIYQTPRASQLLYSAKTESERLQDDYISAEHLLIALTQNEQDPAARLLAAHGVTREAVYQVLQKIRGAHRVSDPQAESRYRSLERFTIDLTQLATDGNLDPIVGRDQEVARVMQTLIRRTKNNPVLIGGAGVGKTAIAEGLAQRIVSGDVPDELKDRRVLALDMGGLVAGSKFRGEFEERLKAVLDEVRKAQREIILFIDEIHTVVGAGAAEGAVDASNMMKPALARGELQAMGATTEEEYRKYIERDAALERRFQPVLVEEPDEDTAIEMLKALRPRYEAHHKLRVDDDALSAAVRLSARYISDRLLPDKAVDLIDEAASKLRIDAQLLPAHLKDAEHQLRHLADDEAAAAELADYERAAKIRAERLRLQAEFDSERSAHNGADGDQDYTVVRAEDIGSLVAIWTGIPVDRLLESEADKLLYMEERLHERVIGQDDAIVAVSDAIRRARAGLKDPNRPIGSFIFLGPTGVGKTELARALAEYLFDDEQNMVRLDMSEYMEKHAVSRLIGAPPGYVGYDEGGQLTEAVRRRPFRVILFDEIEKAHPDVFNVLLQILEDGRLTDGHGRTVDFRNTLVIMTSNLGTAEASRRSAGFATGGQSDESRLRASVDDALRRAFRPEFLNRLDETIVFDSLSPEQVRRIVELLLADTQSRLQDHGVSIYLTGEALDWLADAGFDRKFGARPLRRAIQLHIENPLSMSIISGEYAAGDVVHVDADDDGLAFSKQSVDVAA; this is encoded by the coding sequence TTGAGACCGGACGAATTCACGGATGCGGCGCGGCAGGCGCTGCACGACTCGCAGCAGATTGTGCAGCGGTACCGCCATACGCAGTGGGACGCGGAGCATGTGCTGATGGCGCTGCTCGAACAGCAGGGCGGCGTGGTCGCGGATGTGCTCGCCGCCATCGGTGCGGACGCAAGGCAGATTATGCAGCCGCTGCACGAGGCGATGGAGCGCACGCCCAAGGCGAACCAGCAGACGAACCAGATTTATCAGACGCCGCGCGCGAGCCAGCTCCTGTACAGCGCGAAGACCGAGTCCGAGCGGCTGCAGGACGACTACATCAGCGCCGAGCACCTGCTCATCGCGCTGACACAGAACGAACAAGACCCGGCGGCGCGGCTGCTCGCGGCGCACGGCGTAACGCGCGAAGCCGTCTATCAGGTGCTCCAAAAGATCCGCGGCGCGCACCGCGTTAGCGACCCGCAAGCCGAGAGCCGCTACCGCTCACTGGAACGCTTTACCATCGACCTGACGCAGCTGGCGACAGACGGCAATCTCGACCCGATAGTCGGACGCGACCAGGAAGTGGCGCGCGTGATGCAGACGCTCATCCGACGCACGAAGAACAATCCCGTACTCATCGGCGGCGCGGGCGTGGGCAAGACGGCGATCGCCGAGGGCTTGGCGCAGCGCATCGTGAGCGGCGATGTGCCGGACGAGCTGAAAGACCGCCGCGTTCTCGCGCTCGATATGGGCGGGCTGGTCGCCGGCTCCAAGTTCCGCGGCGAGTTCGAGGAACGCCTGAAAGCCGTGCTCGACGAGGTGCGCAAGGCTCAACGCGAGATTATCCTGTTCATCGACGAAATCCACACCGTCGTCGGCGCGGGCGCGGCTGAGGGCGCAGTCGATGCCAGCAACATGATGAAGCCCGCCCTAGCGCGCGGCGAACTGCAAGCGATGGGCGCGACGACCGAAGAAGAATACCGCAAGTACATTGAACGCGACGCCGCGCTTGAGCGTCGGTTCCAGCCGGTTCTGGTCGAAGAGCCGGACGAAGACACCGCCATCGAAATGCTGAAGGCGCTACGTCCACGCTACGAGGCGCACCACAAGCTGCGTGTCGATGACGATGCACTCAGCGCAGCGGTTCGCCTGAGCGCGCGCTACATCTCCGACAGGCTGCTGCCCGACAAGGCGGTTGACCTAATCGACGAGGCGGCGAGCAAGCTCCGCATCGACGCGCAGCTGCTACCGGCGCACTTGAAGGACGCGGAACACCAGCTGCGCCATCTCGCCGACGACGAAGCCGCCGCAGCCGAGCTTGCGGACTACGAACGCGCCGCGAAGATTCGCGCGGAACGCCTGCGGTTACAAGCCGAGTTCGACTCAGAACGCAGCGCGCACAACGGCGCTGACGGCGACCAAGATTACACTGTCGTCCGCGCGGAAGACATCGGCAGCCTTGTCGCCATCTGGACGGGCATACCCGTTGACCGCCTGCTGGAAAGCGAAGCGGACAAGCTGCTGTACATGGAAGAGCGCTTGCACGAGCGCGTCATCGGGCAGGATGATGCAATTGTGGCCGTTTCGGATGCGATACGCCGCGCTCGCGCCGGTCTTAAAGACCCGAATCGCCCTATCGGCAGCTTCATCTTCCTGGGACCAACAGGCGTGGGAAAGACCGAGTTGGCGCGCGCGCTAGCCGAGTACCTGTTCGACGACGAGCAGAACATGGTGCGCTTGGACATGTCCGAGTATATGGAGAAGCATGCCGTATCGCGTCTCATCGGCGCGCCGCCGGGTTATGTCGGCTACGACGAAGGCGGCCAGCTGACGGAAGCGGTGCGCCGCCGCCCGTTCCGCGTAATCCTGTTCGACGAGATCGAAAAGGCGCATCCGGATGTATTCAACGTGCTGCTTCAGATACTCGAAGACGGGCGGCTGACGGACGGGCACGGCAGAACGGTGGATTTCCGCAACACGCTGGTGATAATGACCAGCAACCTGGGCACGGCAGAGGCGAGCCGTCGCTCGGCAGGATTCGCCACCGGCGGGCAGTCCGACGAATCGCGCCTACGCGCGTCTGTTGACGATGCGCTGCGTCGCGCGTTCCGCCCCGAGTTCCTGAACAGGCTGGACGAGACCATTGTCTTCGATTCGCTGTCGCCGGAGCAGGTGCGTCGCATCGTGGAGTTGCTGCTCGCAGATACGCAATCGCGCCTGCAAGATCACGGTGTATCGATATACCTGACGGGTGAAGCGCTAGATTGGCTAGCCGATGCCGGCTTCGACCGCAAGTTCGGAGCGCGCCCCCTGCGCCGCGCCATCCAGCTGCACATCGAGAATCCGCTATCCATGTCCATAATCAGCGGCGAATACGCCGCCGGCGATGTTGTGCATGTGGATGCGGACGATGATGGATTGGCGTTCAGCAAGCAGAGCGTTGACGTCGCCGCTTAA
- a CDS encoding Fic family protein, which produces MQMAADTDNTPKIFHKWKPIEPIDSASQAYDFGEIDSLQREWLRIKQEVESSNTNAYKAFTDRLTRRWSIETGIIEGIYDLDSGVTETLIERGIATEYISRGSTNKEPAELVQVLKDHQESVASVNYWIEQRRPLSKTFILSLHSQILRSQDTHTAVNQFGQRFEATLNRGEFKNQPNNPTRSDGTVHEYCPPEQVESELDSLLSMYEGYDSEGCHPLILAAWLHHRFTQIHPFADGNGRVGRAILTWHLVKNRYFPIVISRDDRTEYIDALEQADAGNLKHLISLFVNLEKTVVVQALAPSDLVDEVIDSIVERAGLRQASESHQMSRVNEVAVKLQESAEFYLSEKAQNIQNKLVEVNLFVSPDVRAGHTSGHYFHQYNAHMHEISKKLQYSVNFNEYIYTIELDLETHNVGLAPRMLFVISLFHIGHTSHSTGVMAATAFAEMQGPIPYSSQRHPELITSSIGNAPFYNCTVAPFTFTWNDSAEEVSPRFINWTEACLSIALRYWMENSDASP; this is translated from the coding sequence ATGCAAATGGCAGCGGATACCGACAATACCCCAAAGATTTTCCACAAGTGGAAGCCAATAGAGCCTATCGACTCTGCTAGTCAAGCCTACGACTTCGGAGAGATTGACTCGCTTCAGCGCGAATGGCTGCGCATCAAGCAGGAGGTTGAAAGTTCCAATACGAACGCCTACAAAGCCTTCACCGACCGCCTAACCAGAAGGTGGTCCATCGAAACAGGCATCATCGAAGGCATCTACGACTTGGACAGTGGCGTTACGGAAACTCTGATCGAGCGCGGAATCGCCACCGAATACATATCGCGCGGCTCCACGAACAAAGAGCCTGCTGAACTTGTGCAAGTCCTCAAAGACCATCAGGAATCAGTAGCATCGGTGAATTATTGGATTGAGCAGAGGCGTCCACTTTCCAAAACCTTCATCCTGTCTCTCCATTCACAGATACTGAGGAGCCAAGACACTCATACCGCCGTCAACCAATTTGGACAAAGGTTTGAGGCGACGCTCAATAGAGGTGAATTCAAGAATCAGCCGAATAACCCAACCCGGTCAGACGGTACCGTGCATGAATACTGCCCACCCGAGCAGGTAGAGAGCGAACTTGACAGCCTCTTGTCCATGTATGAGGGATACGACAGCGAGGGTTGCCATCCACTTATACTCGCTGCCTGGCTCCACCATAGATTCACTCAGATTCACCCATTCGCTGATGGCAACGGCAGAGTGGGCAGGGCTATCCTCACATGGCATCTAGTGAAGAACAGGTACTTCCCAATTGTCATATCACGCGATGACAGGACAGAATACATTGACGCCCTTGAGCAAGCCGACGCTGGGAATCTGAAACACCTCATAAGCTTGTTTGTCAACTTGGAAAAAACCGTTGTCGTGCAAGCACTCGCGCCGAGCGATCTGGTTGACGAAGTTATTGACAGTATCGTAGAACGCGCCGGGTTGCGGCAAGCTTCTGAATCACACCAGATGAGTCGCGTGAACGAAGTTGCAGTTAAACTACAGGAATCGGCGGAATTTTATCTATCTGAGAAAGCTCAGAATATTCAGAATAAGCTCGTCGAAGTCAACCTATTTGTGAGCCCTGATGTAAGAGCGGGACATACCTCTGGACACTACTTTCACCAATACAATGCCCACATGCATGAAATATCTAAGAAACTTCAATATAGCGTCAACTTCAACGAGTATATTTACACAATAGAATTGGACTTGGAGACACATAATGTAGGACTTGCCCCACGAATGTTGTTCGTAATTTCCTTATTCCACATAGGGCATACATCTCATTCCACGGGCGTAATGGCAGCAACTGCCTTTGCTGAAATGCAGGGCCCTATACCGTATTCCAGCCAGCGCCATCCAGAACTAATCACGTCTTCCATAGGCAATGCTCCTTTCTATAACTGCACTGTCGCCCCGTTCACCTTTACGTGGAATGACTCTGCCGAAGAAGTTAGTCCCAGATTCATCAATTGGACGGAGGCATGTCTCAGCATCGCCTTGCGATACTGGATGGAAAATTCCGATGCATCACCTTAG
- a CDS encoding plasmid stabilization protein has translation MASITVRNLDEGLKRRLQIRAAENGKSMEQEVRDILRAALDEESQSGKDFVYRIRARFAELGGVELELPPRELAREPPNFDWGCEQ, from the coding sequence ATGGCGAGCATTACCGTGCGTAACCTAGACGAAGGATTGAAGCGACGCCTGCAAATCCGAGCAGCGGAAAATGGCAAGTCTATGGAGCAGGAAGTCAGGGACATTCTCAGGGCGGCGCTGGATGAGGAATCCCAATCAGGCAAGGACTTTGTCTATCGAATACGCGCCAGGTTCGCCGAACTTGGCGGCGTTGAACTGGAATTGCCGCCGCGCGAGCTTGCGCGCGAGCCTCCCAATTTTGATTGGGGCTGCGAACAATGA
- a CDS encoding phosphoribosylformylglycinamidine cyclo-ligase, with product MQQMTYRDAGVNLDAAQDIKDRIKAIVAPTHGALVLGGVGGFGALYRLTDYDDPVLVSSTDGVGTKLKLAIMMSRYDTIGEDLVNACINDIIVCGAEPLFFLDYLAVGELDSGVVEALIAGMARACEQAGCALIGGETAQMPGLYADGDFDMAGFVVGAVERDAILDGSDIRAGDIIIGLPSNGLHTNGYSLVRHALGLDDDPAPLQEVVPELARGTTNSVTLGDALLLPHPSYVDAARAAQPHIKGMAHITGGGLIENMPRILPDGTAARFDSSAWRVPPIFTLLQERAAISRAEMYRVFNMGIGMALVCDQTEVDAVLAGIPTAEVVGEVSLDTNNERVSIV from the coding sequence TTGCAGCAGATGACTTACCGCGACGCCGGCGTAAATCTCGACGCCGCGCAGGACATCAAGGATCGCATCAAGGCGATTGTCGCGCCGACACACGGTGCGCTGGTGCTTGGCGGCGTTGGCGGGTTCGGCGCGCTGTACAGGCTTACGGATTACGATGACCCCGTGCTGGTGTCGAGCACGGACGGCGTGGGCACGAAGCTGAAATTAGCTATCATGATGAGCCGCTATGATACTATCGGCGAAGACTTGGTGAACGCCTGCATCAACGACATCATCGTGTGCGGCGCAGAGCCTCTGTTCTTTTTGGATTACCTTGCCGTGGGCGAACTAGACTCCGGCGTGGTGGAAGCGCTGATAGCAGGCATGGCACGCGCCTGCGAACAGGCGGGCTGCGCCCTAATCGGCGGCGAGACGGCGCAGATGCCGGGCTTGTACGCAGACGGTGACTTCGATATGGCGGGCTTCGTGGTCGGCGCGGTCGAACGCGATGCCATACTCGACGGCAGCGACATTCGCGCCGGCGACATCATCATCGGCTTGCCGTCGAACGGCTTACACACGAATGGCTACTCGCTGGTGCGTCACGCGCTAGGACTGGACGACGACCCTGCGCCGCTGCAAGAAGTCGTCCCCGAACTCGCCCGTGGCACAACCAATAGCGTAACGCTTGGAGACGCGCTGCTCCTGCCGCATCCGTCGTATGTCGATGCCGCGCGCGCCGCACAGCCGCACATCAAGGGCATGGCGCACATCACAGGCGGCGGGCTAATCGAGAACATGCCGCGCATCCTGCCCGATGGAACGGCTGCGCGGTTCGACTCGTCGGCATGGCGCGTTCCGCCGATATTCACGCTGCTGCAAGAGCGCGCCGCCATATCCCGCGCCGAGATGTACCGCGTTTTCAACATGGGCATCGGCATGGCACTAGTGTGCGATCAGACGGAGGTGGATGCTGTTCTCGCAGGTATTCCAACCGCCGAAGTAGTTGGCGAGGTATCCCTAGACACAAACAACGAGCGCGTGAGTATCGTATAA
- a CDS encoding amidophosphoribosyltransferase gives MNRDTAHHPTSAAPRDDYPREACGIVGIYAEGEDVARHAFFGIYALQHRGQESAGIASSTGEGINTRVSMGLVGQAFQEEDIAQLPGHIAIGHTRYSTTGGSVIDNAQPICSVSAAVNLALAHNGNVINAIELKEDLADWGVEFHGSNDSEIIAHLLAHAPGLDWQERIAYCMRRLKGAYSLTVMTPTELIGIRDPLGVRPLCIGRLSGGWVLASESCALDHIGADFVRDVEPGEAVLVDADGLRTIYKRAPDNGRVSAGCVFEYIYFARPDSTIEGRLVHSSRAAMGAALSAEYPTDADLVIGVPDSAIAAAVGYSQASGIPYAEGLVKNRYVGRTFIQPDQSLRDLGVRLKLNVLPEIISGKRIVVVDDSIVRGTTTPHVVNLLRRGGAREVHLRICAPPIVSPCHFGVDMATRPELIAANMSVEDIRDYVGADSLGFLSHESLVDAVGLQRNALCMACFTGEYPIPVQLEMDKLALEA, from the coding sequence ATGAACCGCGATACCGCCCATCATCCGACTTCCGCTGCCCCGCGAGACGACTATCCGCGAGAGGCTTGCGGTATCGTTGGCATCTACGCTGAAGGCGAGGATGTCGCGCGGCACGCCTTCTTCGGCATTTACGCCCTCCAGCATCGCGGGCAGGAGAGCGCGGGCATCGCGTCCAGCACGGGCGAGGGCATCAACACTCGTGTGTCGATGGGGCTTGTCGGGCAGGCGTTTCAGGAAGAAGACATCGCCCAGCTGCCCGGCCACATAGCCATTGGGCACACTCGTTACTCCACCACCGGCGGCAGCGTCATCGACAACGCGCAGCCGATATGCTCCGTCAGCGCGGCGGTCAACCTCGCGCTCGCGCACAACGGCAATGTCATTAACGCCATCGAGCTGAAGGAAGACCTCGCGGACTGGGGGGTGGAGTTCCACGGCAGCAACGACTCGGAGATTATCGCGCACCTCTTGGCGCACGCGCCGGGTCTGGACTGGCAGGAACGCATCGCATACTGCATGCGCAGGTTAAAGGGCGCGTACTCGCTCACGGTGATGACGCCCACGGAACTCATCGGCATTCGTGATCCGCTTGGCGTGCGGCCTCTGTGCATCGGCAGACTCAGCGGCGGGTGGGTGCTGGCGTCAGAATCTTGCGCGCTCGACCACATCGGCGCGGATTTCGTGCGCGATGTGGAACCGGGTGAGGCGGTGCTCGTCGATGCAGACGGTCTCCGCACGATCTACAAGCGCGCGCCGGACAACGGCAGGGTCTCGGCCGGATGCGTGTTCGAGTACATCTACTTCGCACGGCCGGACAGCACTATCGAAGGCAGGCTAGTGCATTCGTCTCGCGCCGCGATGGGCGCGGCGCTGTCCGCTGAGTATCCGACTGACGCAGACCTCGTCATCGGCGTGCCGGACTCCGCCATCGCAGCGGCTGTCGGTTATTCGCAAGCGTCGGGCATCCCATACGCCGAAGGGCTGGTGAAGAATCGATATGTCGGACGCACATTCATCCAGCCCGACCAATCGCTTCGAGACCTTGGCGTGCGGCTGAAGTTGAATGTGCTGCCGGAGATAATCAGCGGCAAGCGCATCGTCGTGGTGGACGACAGCATAGTGCGCGGCACGACCACGCCGCATGTGGTCAACCTGCTGAGGCGCGGCGGCGCGCGCGAGGTGCATCTGCGAATATGCGCTCCGCCGATAGTGTCGCCCTGCCACTTCGGCGTGGACATGGCGACTCGCCCGGAGCTTATCGCCGCCAACATGAGTGTTGAAGACATCCGCGACTATGTGGGCGCGGACTCGCTAGGCTTCCTCAGCCACGAGTCGCTGGTGGACGCCGTGGGCTTGCAGCGAAACGCGCTCTGCATGGCATGCTTCACCGGCGAATATCCCATCCCCGTGCAGCTGGAAATGGACAAGCTGGCGCTCGAGGCGTAG
- a CDS encoding type II toxin-antitoxin system VapC family toxin yields the protein MIVLDTNVVSEWMRPAPSDAVIEWMTRQIPTDLYLSTITEAELRFGVELLPAGRRRERLLSAIEVTIGEDFAGRILPFDSAAAQAYAVIAATRRFAGMPVKHSDCQIAAIARAIGWSVATRNVRDFEGCGVDVIDPWSND from the coding sequence ATGATTGTTCTTGACACCAATGTTGTGTCGGAATGGATGCGCCCGGCTCCATCCGATGCTGTTATCGAATGGATGACAAGACAAATACCGACTGATTTGTACCTTTCCACAATAACGGAAGCGGAGTTGCGATTCGGCGTCGAGCTACTTCCGGCGGGCCGTCGGCGAGAAAGGCTACTTTCCGCAATAGAAGTAACGATTGGGGAAGACTTCGCGGGCCGTATTCTTCCATTTGACAGCGCTGCCGCCCAAGCTTACGCGGTGATAGCCGCCACGCGACGCTTCGCCGGAATGCCCGTGAAGCACTCCGATTGCCAGATAGCGGCGATTGCGCGCGCCATAGGTTGGAGCGTCGCAACGAGAAATGTGAGGGATTTCGAGGGTTGTGGCGTTGATGTCATCGACCCATGGTCGAACGACTGA
- a CDS encoding c-type cytochrome, translating to MSSIIRLKFGLALVLACVVGLAVQSQVVEAHANLVRSEPAGNSTLDVAPERVVIWFTEPMEPDFSEIRVLNSAGVRVDGKDSVVDANDSTIMSVSLSQLPDGTYTVAWRNLSTVDGHTLRGSFVFSVGEPITASAMSPDNAEQPLLQSPEDPFIRWIVLLSVLTLTGGLVFELLVSAPVLVAAGTRSPLGRLRPRLRSRSQRLMWLALIAFLGASVVQLLVQAATAFGIEPAAAIGAPAIELVQNTDWGRVWMYRAGLGVVVAALFLLPLVVQFLRGHVQARLINIVLLLALLASLGILLTISLTSHAAATLGIARYALLNDVLHLTASAVWVGGLMQLIANTPLFIGGISETARRTALSRILRRFSAAAALSVIVLGITGVYSAWAQVTEFAALATPYGSALTAKVAIVAALLLVGAVNLIWVVPRLRSNSRAAIWLRRTVIAEIVLATLVLLVVGFLTALEPARQVASRMLASEQQGLDFADTADGTEILLNIYPASVGQNTFTISLTDRLGEPIDDATDVRLRVSYLDADLGEASVPAENIGGGEYILSDSLISIAGAYQAEILVQRPDAFDARAAFRFELGTAAGNAGGAAAIAPDTARGSLYLAIVLGILGFVFLAAGIPMGGWYNRTGALTMAVGAVAFVMAAWLLISAQAASETQAIVRNPIPPTADSVASGRANYERHCMTCHGEHGLGDGPGGIGLEPPPADLSIHVPLHGDAELFRFVSDGIEGTSMVALSDRLTEDEIWHIINFIRAQADEQNR from the coding sequence ATGAGTAGCATCATTCGCTTGAAGTTTGGGCTGGCGCTGGTTTTGGCTTGCGTTGTTGGGCTTGCGGTGCAATCGCAGGTCGTAGAGGCGCATGCTAATCTGGTGCGCTCGGAGCCGGCGGGTAATTCGACGCTGGATGTAGCGCCGGAGCGGGTTGTCATCTGGTTCACGGAGCCGATGGAACCGGACTTTAGCGAGATTCGCGTGCTGAACAGCGCGGGCGTGCGCGTGGATGGCAAAGACAGCGTGGTTGATGCCAACGATTCGACGATTATGTCCGTCAGCCTATCGCAACTGCCCGACGGCACTTACACGGTCGCTTGGCGCAATCTTTCCACCGTTGACGGGCATACTTTGCGCGGATCGTTCGTGTTCTCGGTGGGCGAGCCAATAACCGCGAGCGCGATGTCTCCGGACAATGCCGAACAGCCGTTGCTGCAATCGCCGGAAGATCCATTCATTCGCTGGATCGTGCTGCTGAGCGTGCTGACGCTGACCGGCGGGCTGGTCTTCGAGCTGCTGGTGTCCGCGCCGGTGCTTGTCGCTGCCGGTACGCGATCGCCACTCGGCAGATTGCGCCCGCGCCTTCGGTCGCGCTCTCAGCGACTGATGTGGCTTGCCCTCATCGCGTTTCTAGGCGCGTCCGTGGTGCAGTTGCTTGTGCAAGCCGCCACGGCATTCGGCATCGAACCTGCTGCAGCGATTGGCGCGCCTGCCATCGAACTGGTGCAGAACACCGATTGGGGCAGGGTCTGGATGTACCGCGCAGGGCTTGGCGTTGTCGTGGCGGCGCTGTTCTTGCTGCCGCTTGTCGTGCAATTCCTGCGCGGACATGTGCAGGCACGGCTGATAAACATAGTGCTGCTGCTTGCGCTTCTTGCATCGTTGGGCATACTGCTGACTATAAGCCTGACAAGCCACGCAGCCGCCACGCTGGGGATAGCCCGATACGCGCTGCTCAACGATGTGCTGCATCTGACGGCGTCCGCAGTGTGGGTCGGCGGGCTGATGCAGTTGATAGCGAACACGCCGCTGTTCATCGGCGGCATATCGGAGACGGCACGGCGCACTGCCCTATCGCGGATTTTGCGGCGATTCTCCGCGGCAGCCGCGCTCAGCGTCATCGTGCTGGGCATCACCGGCGTGTACAGCGCCTGGGCGCAGGTAACCGAGTTCGCTGCGCTCGCGACGCCATACGGCAGCGCGCTCACGGCGAAAGTTGCGATTGTCGCTGCGCTGCTGCTGGTCGGCGCGGTCAACCTGATATGGGTCGTGCCCCGACTTCGCAGCAACAGCCGCGCCGCAATCTGGCTGCGGCGCACCGTCATAGCGGAGATTGTGCTTGCCACGCTGGTGTTGCTGGTCGTTGGCTTCCTGACGGCTCTTGAACCGGCGCGGCAGGTGGCGTCACGTATGCTCGCGTCTGAACAGCAGGGATTGGATTTTGCGGACACGGCGGACGGCACTGAAATATTGCTGAACATCTATCCTGCAAGTGTGGGGCAAAACACCTTCACCATCAGCTTGACCGACCGCTTGGGCGAGCCGATAGACGACGCGACCGATGTGCGGCTGCGCGTGTCGTATCTCGATGCCGATTTAGGCGAGGCGTCGGTGCCTGCCGAGAATATCGGCGGTGGTGAATACATTCTCTCGGATAGCCTAATCAGCATCGCCGGAGCGTATCAGGCGGAGATTCTTGTGCAGCGGCCGGACGCATTCGACGCGCGCGCCGCATTCCGTTTCGAGCTAGGCACAGCAGCCGGCAACGCAGGCGGCGCGGCGGCGATCGCGCCCGATACGGCGCGAGGCAGCTTGTACCTTGCCATAGTCTTGGGCATATTGGGCTTCGTGTTCCTCGCGGCGGGCATACCGATGGGCGGCTGGTACAACCGCACGGGCGCACTGACGATGGCTGTCGGCGCGGTGGCGTTCGTCATGGCGGCGTGGCTGCTCATAAGCGCGCAAGCGGCATCCGAAACGCAGGCAATCGTGCGCAACCCGATTCCGCCGACCGCAGACTCTGTGGCATCCGGGCGAGCCAACTACGAACGCCACTGCATGACCTGCCACGGCGAGCATGGACTCGGTGACGGACCCGGAGGCATAGGCTTGGAGCCGCCGCCCGCAGACCTATCGATACATGTGCCTCTGCACGGCGACGCGGAATTGTTCCGCTTTGTCAGTGACGGCATCGAAGGCACATCCATGGTAGCGTTGAGCGACCGCCTGACCGAGGATGAGATATGGCACATCATAAACTTCATCCGCGCGCAAGCCGACGAGCAAAATCGGTAA